A genomic stretch from Candidatus Komeilibacteria bacterium CG_4_10_14_0_2_um_filter_37_10 includes:
- a CDS encoding tRNA (guanosine(37)-N1)-methyltransferase TrmD — MIKKDFHIISAFPRLLDSYYQDSILQRAQKKKLINIYNHDLRDYTKNKHRQVDDVPYGGGVGMVLQIEPIWLCWQKIRKKKRSKTILLTPAGERLNQELVKKLAKEDQLIFICGHYEGVDARVENFCDLPVSIGDYVLTGGELGAAVIIDAVTRLMPGVLGKLESTIDESHSKAGVLEYPQYTRPENFPLNSRKTYSVPSVLLSGNHQLIKEWREKNRAR; from the coding sequence ATGATAAAAAAAGATTTTCACATTATCTCGGCCTTTCCCCGGCTGTTAGACAGTTATTATCAAGACTCTATTTTGCAGCGAGCACAAAAGAAAAAGCTGATCAATATTTACAATCATGATTTGCGTGACTATACCAAAAATAAACATCGTCAGGTTGATGACGTTCCTTATGGCGGTGGCGTTGGGATGGTTTTGCAAATAGAACCAATTTGGTTATGTTGGCAAAAGATTCGGAAGAAGAAAAGAAGTAAAACAATATTACTGACACCAGCTGGTGAAAGATTAAATCAAGAATTAGTAAAGAAGTTAGCGAAGGAAGATCAGTTGATTTTTATTTGTGGTCACTATGAAGGGGTGGATGCTCGAGTAGAAAACTTTTGTGATTTGCCGGTATCAATTGGCGATTATGTATTGACTGGCGGTGAGTTGGGTGCGGCTGTGATCATTGATGCAGTAACTAGACTAATGCCCGGTGTTTTAGGCAAACTTGAATCAACTATTGACGAGTCACATAGCAAGGCCGGTGTTTTAGAATACCCACAGTATACGCGACCAGAAAATTTCCCATTAAATTCACGAAAAACATATTCGGTTCCCAGCGTGTTATTATCGGGTAACCATCAATTAATTAAAGAGTGGCGAGAAAAAAATAGGGCGCGATAA
- a CDS encoding cysteine methyltransferase, translating to MINNFYQRVYQQVSQVPRGRVATYGQIAALLGSPRSARQVGWALHLLPVDSRVPWQRIINQKGRISTSCQEHTQMLQATLLRKEHVEVTKNQNGYFINLMKYGVKFT from the coding sequence ATGATCAATAATTTTTATCAACGAGTGTATCAGCAAGTTTCTCAGGTACCAAGAGGTAGGGTAGCGACCTATGGTCAAATAGCTGCTTTGCTGGGTAGTCCTAGATCTGCTAGGCAGGTTGGTTGGGCATTACATTTATTGCCGGTTGACTCTCGAGTGCCGTGGCAAAGAATTATTAACCAAAAAGGCCGTATTTCTACAAGTTGCCAAGAGCATACCCAGATGTTGCAGGCAACTTTATTAAGGAAAGAGCATGTAGAGGTAACCAAAAATCAAAACGGTTATTTTATTAATTTAATGAAATATGGAGTGAAATTTACCTAA
- the rpsP gene encoding 30S ribosomal protein S16, with protein MLSIRFSRTGKKKQPYYRIIVLDKRKDPWGDYLEMLGNYDPRSKKLDIKIERVKYWLSVGAQATNTVFNLLLRNGLVKGKPKKSVKLSEKRKVKISKKKEAEQEKIKSAQAVAQAATEAAAKPSEPEVTPSEEKEEQAT; from the coding sequence ATGTTATCAATTAGATTTTCTCGCACAGGAAAAAAGAAACAGCCCTATTATCGTATTATTGTGCTGGATAAGCGCAAAGATCCTTGGGGTGATTATTTAGAAATGCTCGGTAATTATGATCCGCGTAGTAAAAAACTGGATATTAAAATCGAGCGTGTTAAATATTGGCTTTCTGTTGGCGCTCAAGCGACCAATACAGTCTTTAATTTACTACTCAGAAATGGTTTAGTTAAAGGAAAGCCAAAAAAATCAGTTAAACTTTCAGAAAAAAGAAAAGTAAAAATTTCCAAAAAGAAGGAAGCAGAACAAGAAAAGATCAAGTCGGCCCAGGCAGTAGCGCAAGCAGCTACTGAAGCCGCAGCCAAACCAAGCGAACCAGAAGTAACGCCTAGTGAAGAAAAAGAAGAACAAGCAACTTAA
- a CDS encoding RNA-binding protein produces the protein MSDKELLEMIVKTLVDNQEAVNVERNIDEMGVLLTLKVDPKDMGQVIGRQGQTARAIRTLLRVIGARNNARVNLKIVEPEGSRQSHRSEVADVDTSAVDDFKL, from the coding sequence ATGTCAGACAAAGAACTACTAGAGATGATCGTCAAAACTCTCGTTGACAACCAAGAAGCTGTCAATGTAGAAAGAAACATCGACGAAATGGGCGTACTATTAACGCTCAAAGTTGATCCTAAAGATATGGGTCAGGTCATTGGTCGTCAAGGCCAAACCGCTCGTGCCATCCGAACTCTATTAAGAGTTATTGGTGCCAGAAATAATGCTCGTGTTAATTTAAAGATTGTCGAACCAGAAGGATCACGCCAGAGCCATCGTTCAGAAGTCGCTGACGTAGATACTAGTGCTGTAGATGATTTCAAATTATAA